From one Tsukamurella tyrosinosolvens genomic stretch:
- a CDS encoding holo-ACP synthase → MNRVGIDIAEVARIEESIARFGARFTARVFTPGELDDCGGDPRRLAARWAAKEAAIKALRLGPNVPTPPREVEVVGTPHGPELRLHGGLAARARGQGWIRAELSLTHTDTSAAAVVLAELAEPAGA, encoded by the coding sequence GTGAACCGGGTGGGGATCGACATCGCGGAGGTGGCCCGCATCGAGGAGTCGATCGCGCGATTCGGAGCGCGGTTCACCGCGCGCGTCTTCACGCCGGGCGAGCTCGACGACTGCGGCGGTGACCCGCGGCGCCTCGCTGCGCGGTGGGCGGCGAAGGAGGCGGCGATCAAGGCGTTGCGCCTCGGGCCAAACGTTCCGACCCCGCCGCGCGAGGTCGAGGTGGTCGGCACGCCGCACGGGCCCGAGCTGCGGCTGCACGGTGGCCTCGCGGCACGCGCCCGCGGGCAGGGCTGGATCCGCGCCGAACTCTCCCTCACGCACACGGACACGTCGGCCGCGGCGGTGGTGCTCGCCGAGCTGGCCGAACCGGCCGGCGCCTAG
- a CDS encoding glycosyltransferase: protein MTRIAVVHERWTEQGGSENVARALADAWPDARLHVAFADPRTVPPELRDRIAVTGLDSVHRALGRRSHAPLIPLAPAAWRRHRPDPGADAVVISHHAMAVSAARSWPGAAVVAYVHSPARWAWMPELRSGEAHGAAGRFALAALAAQTRAVETAAVPHLDVVVANSTAVADRIRRWWGVPAQVVAPPVDVARFTPDGATPGGYFLVAGRLVPYRRVDLAIRAAQRAGVRLVVAGDGRHEAALRRIAGTETVFLGRVSDAEMVRLQRDAIATLMPGEEDFGIVPVEAMAAGTPVVARAAGGALDTVAPGVSGVLVPDGPDAPFTDALAAALRDLRPADFDPAALRAHAEAFSVAAFQSRMRAVVAEAVR, encoded by the coding sequence GGCGGCTCCGAGAACGTCGCGCGGGCGCTCGCCGACGCCTGGCCCGACGCCCGGCTGCACGTCGCCTTCGCCGATCCGCGGACGGTCCCGCCCGAGCTCCGCGACCGGATCGCCGTCACCGGGCTCGATTCCGTGCACCGCGCCCTCGGCCGCCGCTCCCACGCCCCGCTGATCCCGCTCGCGCCCGCCGCCTGGCGCCGGCATCGCCCGGACCCCGGCGCCGACGCCGTCGTGATCAGCCACCACGCGATGGCGGTCTCGGCTGCGCGCTCCTGGCCCGGCGCCGCCGTCGTCGCCTACGTGCACTCGCCCGCCCGCTGGGCGTGGATGCCGGAGCTGCGTTCGGGGGAGGCGCACGGCGCCGCCGGCCGGTTCGCGCTCGCCGCCCTCGCGGCCCAGACCCGCGCCGTCGAGACGGCCGCGGTGCCGCACCTCGACGTCGTCGTCGCCAACTCGACCGCCGTGGCGGACCGCATCCGGCGGTGGTGGGGCGTCCCGGCACAGGTGGTCGCGCCGCCCGTCGACGTCGCGCGGTTCACGCCCGACGGTGCCACCCCCGGCGGCTACTTCCTCGTCGCCGGACGGCTCGTGCCGTACCGCCGCGTGGACCTCGCGATCCGCGCCGCCCAGCGCGCCGGGGTGCGGCTCGTCGTGGCCGGAGACGGGCGGCACGAGGCGGCGTTGCGCCGCATTGCGGGCACCGAGACGGTGTTCCTCGGCAGGGTCTCGGACGCCGAGATGGTGCGGCTGCAGCGGGACGCCATCGCCACCCTGATGCCGGGCGAGGAGGACTTCGGGATCGTCCCCGTGGAGGCGATGGCGGCGGGTACCCCCGTCGTGGCCCGCGCGGCCGGCGGCGCGCTCGACACGGTCGCCCCCGGCGTCTCCGGCGTTCTCGTGCCCGACGGGCCCGACGCGCCCTTCACGGACGCGCTCGCCGCGGCGCTGCGGGACCTGCGACCGGCGGACTTCGATCCCGCGGCGCTGCGCGCGCACGCCGAAGCCTTCTCCGTCGCGGCGTTCCAGTCCCGGATGCGCGCGGTCGTCGCCGAGGCGGTGCGGTGA